The following coding sequences lie in one Primulina huaijiensis isolate GDHJ02 chromosome 2, ASM1229523v2, whole genome shotgun sequence genomic window:
- the LOC140959463 gene encoding rho GDP-dissociation inhibitor 1-like — translation MSSDAMSGIVEAILASDNLINIPALANKEEQKNMNKSVKEGKIMAKNEPSHKEKGCENTIKRKGIILERLDTSRKEDIREANVQIMTLSIVCPGRPEIELSHPFISSPKDCLFTLKEGTKYRLKFSFRVSDKVVSGLKYENTLWKAGVRVDRSTVLLGNFKPHEKPYGYQLEEETLPCGILVRGVYTARAKVTDDGGKCYMDIQYHFDIKKTWPSSP, via the exons ATGTCGTCGGATGCAATGTCGGGGATTGTGGAGGCGATATTGGCATCCGACAACTTAATTAACATCCCCGCTTTGGCGAACAAAGAAGAACAAAAGAACATGAATAAGAGCGTCAAAGAAGGCAAGATTATGGCAAAAAACGAACCATCACACAAGGAAAAG gGCTGTGAAAATACTATAAAAAGGAAGGGAATCATCCTTGAAAGGTTGGACACATCTAGGAAGGAAG ATATTAGAGAGGCAAATGTCCAAATAATGACACTGTCAATTGTTTGTCCTGGTAGACCAGAAATAGAATTGTCACACCCATTTATTTCCAGCCCCAAGGATTGTCTTTTTACCCTAAAGGAAGGAACAAAGTACAGATTGAAGTTCTCATTTAGAGTCTCTGACAAAGTGGTGTCTGGTCTCAAATATGAGAACACTTTGTGGAAAGCTGGTGTTAGAG TTGACAGATCTACGGTGTTACTGGGTAATTTTAAACCCCACGAAAAACCTTATGGATATCAACTCGAGGAAGAAACTTTACCCTGTGGAATTTTGGTGAGAGGTGTTTATACTGCTAGAGCCAAG GTTACCGATGATGGTGGGAAATGTTATATGGATATTCAGTACCATTTTGACATTAAAAAGACTTGGCCTTCAAGCCCATGA